AAGGATAAAACACGTGAACTAATGAGATTAAAGAGGAACATAAAACAGGTGGTGTTCTGGGTACAAATAATAATTTCCCACCTACTAGGAAAGTGAATTAAACACCAAAATGACAGCTCATGCATCCGTTGTGCCAGGGGGCGAAACGACCGAAACGCCCTTGCCCAAAGTCGGTGAAAGTGAGTGAGCGTGGAAAACTATAAGTAGATCCACTCGGCTCCTCATTTCTACTCACTGCTCTCTTCCTCACTTCTTCTTCTTCCCCCATTTTCATAATCTTCCCGATTTCATTTCTTCCAGTTGTTTCTGGGTTTCCCAATTCTCGGCTCAGGTCTAGGGCAAACTCTTGTTTGATTTCGTATCAATGGAAATCCATGACAGATTCGATCTGATCAGGGTGGTCGGTGAGGGATCATTCGGGACGGTACATAAGGCCATCGACAGGAACACCGGTCAGACCGTGGCGCTCAAAGAGCAGAACCCACCCTGTTCTCCCTCGGAGTATTTACCCGAGATCCGCGCTCTCACCGAATTGGAACATCCCAGGATCGTGAGTCTGAAACAAGTTGTATACACAGAAGACGAGGGGTGTGTTTCTCGTTTTCGAATACATGAAGTGCATCCTCCGTGGTTTCATTCGGCAAAGGGAGCTCAACGGAATGCCTTTCTCGGAAGCCGAAATCCGATCTATGGCCTTGCAAGTGTTTCAAGGACTAGACTTTATGCATCGCCAACGCGGTTACATGCACCGGGATTTAAAGCCCGAGAATCTGTTGGTGAACGAGCGAAAAGAGGTCAAGATCTCGGATTTGGGCAGTGCTATTGAGATAGACTCGAGGGGAAACATGTTCGACCATCACGTCACTACATTGTGCTATGAAGCCCCGGAGATGCTCCTTGAGACCTCCTATGATGAGAAGGTTGATATGTGGGCGGCGGGGTTGATCCTAGTCGACATGTTTCAAATGTTTCCTCTATACAGAGGTAACGATCAATTGTATATGATGCGCCAAGTCTTAGGAGCTCCGGATTGCAATTCAAAAATCGGAAGGATGGTTGCTGAAGCACTTGTAAACAAGCCTGAACGTGAGGAGGAGAAGGGTGGTGTTGGGTTTCGAGCAATTTTGCCAGATGCTAGTGAATCCGCGATTGATCTAATTCAGTCCCTTTGTTCTTGGGAGCCTTCCAAGAGGCCAAGTGCTGCAGAGGCACTTCGGCATCCGTTCTTCAAGAGTGCAAACAATGTTGCGGCTGCTCCTGCCTTCTCATGTTGTGCGGTTCCAAAGACGACAAGCTTATCATACATGCAGCCAATATGCTAGGAGGACAGAGGTTGCAGCACAAAATCAATCTAGAGTAGGAAGCAATTGTACAAACTTTGAATAGTACAGATAGAACTGATTTTTGAGTACCAAGTAATGCAATTGTACAAAAGTTTGAATTTATCTCATTCTCTTAATGAAAATTGGTGACATTGATCACCCTTGTTTCCATCCATTCTTGCTCTCATTGATCTTTCGTTTACTAGCTTGTACTAAATTTCTTTCTCGTAAATCTGTTTTCTAGTCTGTTATGCATTTCCACCATGCATTCAATCTGAATTCCATCTTTCCACCATATAACATTCTACTCAAAAGGGCCAACCTGCATATCAAATTGCTCCGAGTATATGTTAAACGCCCAATATCTAAATTTACAGAACATCATTCCAAATAAAAAGAAAAAAAAATTAACAAAGCAGTCATGCTGCCAAGTTCTCTTCTACTTGTTTCTATTGATCTAGTCATATTGAAACTGAATCAAGCTACAGCAACCACCTTGTATGAAAAGGAACCGCAATGATACTGATGGTTGTCTTGTAATTAGAGGTAATTTCATACATCGTCAATATCAATGAAGATATAATCGATCACTACATATGCCAGGAAAAAGAAAATGGCTGTCTGCATGACCAACTTGGGATTTTCCCTCATGTTTGGTGATGTAACTGACCTGTAACCAGAAAGCATGCATTTGTTAAATGCTACAAAACATAACTACATACTTGAAAATAAGGGAAATACAGGAGACCGAAAAAAATAGGGGAGTGAAATTTACACACCCTTTTTTACAATCCACACACCCCTACCCCATTTTTTATAAGGAAATGTCTAAACTATCTATGTTTTAATCTCTTTAAGTTGTCAAGGATAAGGACATTTTAGACATTCTTTATAAAAAATGGGGTAGGGGTGTGTGGATTGTAAAAACGGGTGTGTAAATTTCAGTCCCTAAAAAGTATCATTAGAGTTCGTGTTCCAATAAGTTTTTACCTAGCAATATGCTGAGAAAATGGATGGAAAGGTAAACTCTGAATGAAGAGCATGCCTGGTCCGGATAAAACAGCTTTTACAAGATTGTCACCCTCATATTTGTAAAACAGTTGGGGAAACTTGATTCTTGGAAACAAAAAGAAAAGACGTGATTTAAGTTGTAAACTTTGGGGCACCTAATAGCATTTAGCAGAGGGTTATCATTTATCTAAAAGGAGAAATGTCCCCGTAACAGGGTCATTTGCATCTGAAAGAGTTTATCAACAGTGTGGAGGACTTCATTTAGTCATCTACTGTGTAGGGGTTCAATCAAATCACCTAACAGGTGGTTCTCACCATAACCCCTCAGTCCTAGTAACCCAACACAGGAGTTGAGGGCTCGCAACCACGTTACCAATATAGGAGCAATACAGAAGGAGATTGCACATACTGAAGCAGCTTACACCAAACACTGCTCTTCTCATGGGCCAATTGTATTTGATTTGGACGTTGACTGTTGTATCACAGCTGCTATAAAATAAACATCAACAGATAGTGTACCTCACCCACCTCAGGATTTTTCTGTAAAACTAGCAAAATGGAGAAAGCCAGAAATGAGACTAGTCCAAGTCCAACTAAGTGATAACTAGGTAGATTGGCCAAGAAAGATTCATTATTCAAAGAGTTTTCAACAAAAGTAGCGAAACTTTCCTTCTCTTTAGCTAATAATGATGCCACAAAACCCGTTTCTTGTTTTTTTAATGCAATGATGCTGCAAAGAGCTTTTTGTATCTCCCACAGTCCCACTTTTCTGAGTGACCTATGCATCTTCATCTTCATTTTGATAGTTTTGCTAGAGAGATAATGTGAGAAGTTTATTCTGTAATGTACAAATCAAGCAGGCTGCTTTCTATTTATATAACTCTGGGAATCAGCAGGATCCAGAGCATGTGCTGTATACTATGAATTTGAACCCAAATTGGAGACGAAGTGTTGTAGCTAAACGACGATAGGCCATGTGATGCAGAGCTTATTGTAATCCATCTATTGGAGGAAAAAAGAAAAAACTTAGATACATTGCTTATCAGTTCTATGTGTTTGAAGTTGACTTGCATCATCACTATTATTGTTCCATAATGAAGCTGATCCACAATGTCATAAAAGGCCATCTGTCGTTCAAGCTACAGTTTCAGAGGCTATTGAGATTTCCTGCAAGAGAAGATGAAATGATGTCAGACTAGGCTACCCTGCTTTGTTTATGACCATGAAGAGCTGCATGATCTGATTTTACTGCTTGATTTACATTACCAGAACCAAAGAGGATTGTGAGACTGAAAGTAGCTAGTAACTGAGCAATAATTACTGCATCAACACGAATGAATTTCACCCCATTCCTGACTATGAATATAGATGATGAAAGGTGTTAAACTGTTAATCACAACCTATTTATTATGATCAAGTTATATATGCTGGGACCCTTGACCATGTTCTAATCTTCAGATGCTGAAAGTAGACTAGTCTAGAAATGTAAACTTGCCTTCAGAGTTGCGGTGCTTGAGAATGTGCATCTTGATGTGATGGCACGTCCTTGATCTAATAACCACCCCACCTCGCTGTACGTATCGCCATCTTTACCTTCTTTTACTGAACACCACAATTGCTTGGGAAGCAATATGAGACCACTTTCATCTCTTGCTGAGATCTGCTCACTGTCGCCTAAAAGTTCTTGAAGAAAGTTCTGCATTATCAAGTTCACATAAGTTATAAACTGGACCATGAAGTTGCAAGGTTTTGGAGGTCCATAAAATGATGTGTAATCATGATAACCTATTAGCTTTAGTTAATGCTAAAACAAAACATGCAAAGGACCAGTCAAGAATAATTAAAAGTTTCTCATAGTGGATCAAAAAATGGGTTGTACTCATATTCATCTAAATAAACCTACATGCAGTCATCACACCTAATGGATTACTAATCTGCGTGAGGGAACCAACATAATAAAAATTTGATGTCATAGAGCGGCAAAAAATAAAATTGGAGAACCTCACCTCCCAGTGGGATGGACATATTAGACTGTCAAACTCAAAGGGAGCGAAGCATCCCAACCCCAAAATATCCAAACGAAGTTCACAAAACTCGACTTATCCATCTGATTGTTATATTTCTAATTGGTTTCTATGGTACACCATATAGGTTCCATAGATGATTGTACAAAACTCCATGTCAAATAAATGTTTATGGTATTACCATATTACACGGAAAGTGCTTAAATGGAATGTAGAGATGCAAACTTTGAATGTGATTCCCAGACATTTGTAGAAGGACAGAATGAAGTAAAGTAAGGGGATTTATAAGCAAAATCGAACCAAAGAAGAATCATGGCACACAGTTATATGCAAGAATTTGAGTTTCAGTTCAGCATATCATACACAAGAAACCAAAGTCGGCAACATTTTGCAGTAAAGTAGGGGGATTGATAACTCACATTTTGAGAACCACTAAAATTGGCAACAGAACTGGAGCTCCGCCAAGTACCAACAACTTTCAAAGCTTCCAATGCAGGCGTAGTAGCAAAAGCAGAATCACGGATGGCACATCCGCCTAATTGCTCCCCATTTCTGAACGGTCCATACCACTGTTCACAAAGAACTCTAAGACTTTGCAATATCATCTTCGTATTGTCTATGCGAATGACCTGAATTATCCTCATACGAGACTCCTTATCTTGAGGACTGATCAAACAATACTCCAATTCCAACAACTTATTCGAACTCTTATCCTCCACCGGCAAAACAGACACATAACACCCACTAGACTGATAGGCAAATGCAGCAACTTTGTTGTCCACACCACCCACATTCCTCTCAAGGATGCTGTACCGCGTAGCAGCATCGGCTTCACATCCAACCGTGGGAAGTAGCTCTATCGTCTTGTAGGCAAGAACTTGGTCTTCCGGGTCAGCAAGAGTGGGACACTGAGTCTGCCAGTCGAAAACCTTAACCTCCCACTCCCTGTAAGCATCAGGCACAACCATTTCCGGGAGTTCAATTGGGATCCCTTCGGTTGTGAAGTCTGCTCCATAGCCATCCCATTCACCCGATACATTTCTGGCAAATTCGGACCACGCTTTGAACAAATAAAACAAATTCACAAGAGATAAATTGAATCATAATACATCTTAATCACTTCAATATTGGTCTCCACACTATTATATCTAACCCCAACATCTCTTATCCAATAAAAGTAGTAACGTTCTTCCTATAGAAACTTGTACAGAAATAAAGCTTTTGTTTCATTACACAACTTTCTCCTATATCAGCTTCTATACAATCAAATCCAAATAGCTTCAAGTTCTCTGCTTTTGACTACTAAAAACGAAAGATGAAATCTTTTGATGCTGGAGATAGTAATCAGATGCTTTTAAGCAAACCCAGAAAAATATATAACCAAATAAGCAGAAGCATCAGTACAAATTGTGGGTTTAGGTTAAACTAACCAGAGGCAGAAGTGGAGGTCGGATTGAGGCTTCTGCTATGATCCTCATGAAGTTGGAGTTCAAGGTCAGAGAGGGTGGCCTTGGTGGAGGAGGAGGCAGCGGTCTGGACAATTTGAGTAGCAGAGCGACGAGTTTGAGGGTGTGGAAATTGAGGGGGTGAAGGCTTTTTGTGAGGAGAAGAAGGCAAGGAAGTGCTTAAGCTTAAAGCTCTGGTGTGGGGGATTACACTGTTCAAAGCCATGGCCATGTGAATTTTGGTGAGTTATGAATGAAGGGTCTTATCTATCCTCAGCAGCCTTCATTCACCAATGGAGCTGAGAAAGAGAAAAACACAGATTGATGCATTGGCTACATAAACAAGATGATGGAATATTCCTAGATGACAGTTGGCGGTTGGAGAATCAAAGAAGTGATATTACCGAACTGGCCTTGCTGTGAACGGTGTCGTGTAGCTTTATATTCCTGCTTATTTCATATTCTGTAAAAAGTGATGCTATTAACACATCTTATTTTGCTATTTACACACCTATTTTATGATTTGAGCCAATTATAAAGCAACTCTAAGGGGTAATTGTGTAAATATAATCAAATTTGTAGTGATAGGCAAACACATGAGATGTGTGAATAGCAAAATAAGGTGTGTTAATATCAATTGATTTTTGTAAAAACCCCAACTTTGTTTTGAGGTGCTTGCAGTGAGACAAGGGAGGATGAGCAGGAAAGAAGCTGCAGCTAAAAAGGTTAATTTTTCTGTTCTATCTCCATTTGTTCTATGCTTGCTGCAGTTTGGGTAGGATGGTAATTAAGTCTAGGCCGGTTCTGATGAAGGAGTAAAATATCGACGATCATGGAAATTTCGATGGTTCGAAAAAAAGAAATCTCGATGGATATATCGAGATAATATCGAATATCGATGGAAATTTTACCAAATTTTATCTAAAAGTTGTATATTCGACCAAAAATAGACTAAATATAAAATATTAGAAATATATGAAAATTAATATCAGTAATTGTAAAAAACGGAAATTTCGAGGAAATATCAAAGATATTTTAGATATTTTACTCTAGAGGTAGTTAATTTGGTTTGGGGGATTTCAAATGTCCAAGATATTAAGCTATGTGGTTGTTTGGTTGACCTTTGGACTTTAGAGTTTTGAGCAGTTGATCAATTTTTATCAACAGGGTGGATTTTTTTTGGGTGGATGAAATGGGTAAAATAGAAGGTGAATTTTGCTGAGGATTACAAGATGCTCCGTCAACTGATCATATGGAACTTATTGATCAGTTTTTTCTTGATGAAAATAGTTTCGAACTTTCGATTGGTCGTCAATGATAGATGTAACTGCCCCGAATTGAAGAAATTCTAATCAAGATTCCTTTGCATGCCAATGGAAGTGGCACTAATAATCTGGGGCGGTGATGATAATCTACAGAGAAAGCTCAATAACAGTAGGAGATTAGCCTGATGCCTGCAAATCCCATGTTTGTCAGACTGAATTTTTCGTCGGTATCATGAGTTATTTGAGTCTAGTAGCGCCGCCGCTCCACAACGCTCCTCTAAGTTGCAACAGAGACCACCCTTAGACGTGCCACTATAGTTTCTACAATGGTGTTGTTGAGTATATTTCGACGGGGCAAAAACATTACTTTTGTGTTTTGGCCAAATTGGAAAACATCTAAAATTTAATTAGCGCAATGTTCATTTTTAATTTATCAAATTTTGAATGAGCGAATATAAGAATGAGTCTATAAGAATTGACAAAGTGATGGAGGGAATTCATATGTTTACAATCCCATCCAACGGTGCAATTGATCAAGAGGGTATTGCCACCATAAAAGGCTCCAGAAGACAAGCATTCAACATGGAGAGTATTGTCTTCTCTTTCGATGCAGAGTATGAATTTGGACCAATGAACTTCAATCTGGTCACTGACGACGTCGTCCTCGTCACTCTCCACGTCGATGGACCAAACAAGAGCCAATTTCAGTACATCTCTCTGGACTCGCATCAAGAATGCGGAAACGATAGGTCGCTCAGTATCCAAGGAGGGAAGGATGATGCCATCGTTTAGGAGTCCTTCTACTGGTTTAGAGAGCCATTCACCAAGAACAATATTATAGACATACAATGCCGGACGATAGTCCGTAGTGTTGGCCATGGGATGGAAATCTGCATAGCATATAAGAAAATCTCTCACCAGCAAGGTCCCGCGGAACAGCGATGGCTTCAAGTCCGAGCTTGGATGGCTGCACATGCGGTAATCATAAGTGTCCCTACTAAAGTTGCCCAAAAACCCGAGTTTGTTGTTGTACGGAGGCTTATACATAAGCAGGTTGGACCAAGAAGAAGCAAGCAAGAAACTTGGCCAAACATGACTAGGCAGAGGGAGAAGAAAATGCCCTTCTTCGACATTGCAGCAGTGGAACTGGAGCACCTTATCTGTTGTTGCCAACACATAAATCGAATTGCCGTTGTAGGAAACAACCGCCCCATTCACAAACCTGATAGCTTCACCCCATTTATCACATCTCTTCCAAGAGAGGTCGCTCCGTTGCTGCTGCAAGTCAATGTGGACAATTCCATTGTCTTCCAGGATAAAATAATGATCCCTCCCGGTTTGGCCACCGACAAAGAATAAACGGGAATTGGAGACGGCGAAATAGGCATCGTGGATATCATAATTGAATTGGGGAAGACGCAGAACTCTGACTCTATCTTTTACACTTCTACGGATCCAATGTTCCTCCCTCGACTCATCGTCTGCGGCTGTTTCTTGATCACCTCTCTCCTCGATCACATACCACCAATACCAAGGGCTCCAGGGCTTCCGTCGTCAGACTCAGCGTCGTTAAATTGTAGGTAGATCGGCATATCCATCTCTCTCTCTCNNNNNNNNNNNNNNNNNNNNNNNNNNNNNNNNNNNNNNNNNNNNNNNNNNNNNNNNNNNNNNNNNNNNNNNNNNNNNNNNNNNNNNNNNNNNNNNNNNNNNNNNNNNNNNNNNNNNNNNNNNNNNNNNNNNNNNNNNNNNNNNNNNNNNNNNNNNNNNNNNNNNNNNNNNNNNN
The window above is part of the Fragaria vesca subsp. vesca linkage group LG2, FraVesHawaii_1.0, whole genome shotgun sequence genome. Proteins encoded here:
- the LOC101312411 gene encoding cyclin-dependent kinase F-3-like, which produces MKCILRGFIRQRELNGMPFSEAEIRSMALQVFQGLDFMHRQRGYMHRDLKPENLLVNERKEVKISDLGSAIEIDSRGNMFDHHVTTLCYEAPEMLLETSYDEKVDMWAAGLILVDMFQMFPLYRGNDQLYMMRQVLGAPDCNSKIGRMVAEALVNKPEREEEKGGVGFRAILPDASESAIDLIQSLCSWEPSKRPSAAEALRHPFFKSANNVAAAPAFSCCAVPKTTSLSYMQPIC
- the LOC101304925 gene encoding uncharacterized protein LOC101304925 — its product is MAMALNSVIPHTRALSLSTSLPSSPHKKPSPPQFPHPQTRRSATQIVQTAASSSTKATLSDLELQLHEDHSRSLNPTSTSASAWSEFARNVSGEWDGYGADFTTEGIPIELPEMVVPDAYREWEVKVFDWQTQCPTLADPEDQVLAYKTIELLPTVGCEADAATRYSILERNVGGVDNKVAAFAYQSSGCYVSVLPVEDKSSNKLLELEYCLISPQDKESRMRIIQVIRIDNTKMILQSLRVLCEQWYGPFRNGEQLGGCAIRDSAFATTPALEALKVVGTWRSSSSVANFSGSQNNFLQELLGDSEQISARDESGLILLPKQLWCSVKEGKDGDTYSEVGWLLDQGRAITSRCTFSSTATLKEISIASETVA